A window of Leptotrichia wadei contains these coding sequences:
- the deoD gene encoding purine-nucleoside phosphorylase produces MGTPHIGANKGDIAETILLPGDPLRAKYIAETFLEDAVQYNNVRGMLGFTGTYKGKKVSVQGTGMGVPSIGIYAHELIAEFGVKNLIRIGTAGSYQEDIKVRDVVLAMSASTDSAINKLRFNGADYAPTANAEMLFKAYEIAKQKGLNIKAGNVFTSDTFYGDDPNAWKKWAKFGVLCVEMETAQLYTTAAKLGANALTLLTISDSFITHEVTSAEERQTTFNEMIEVALETAISL; encoded by the coding sequence ATGGGAACACCACATATTGGAGCAAATAAAGGAGATATTGCAGAAACTATACTGCTACCTGGAGATCCATTAAGAGCAAAATATATTGCAGAAACTTTTTTGGAAGATGCTGTTCAATATAACAATGTTCGTGGAATGTTGGGATTTACTGGGACTTATAAAGGAAAAAAAGTGTCTGTTCAAGGGACTGGAATGGGAGTTCCTTCAATTGGAATTTATGCACATGAATTGATTGCAGAATTTGGAGTAAAAAATTTGATTAGAATTGGAACTGCTGGTTCTTATCAAGAGGATATAAAAGTGAGAGATGTCGTACTTGCGATGTCAGCTTCAACTGATTCAGCTATTAACAAACTTAGATTTAACGGAGCAGATTATGCACCAACTGCAAATGCTGAAATGCTTTTTAAAGCATACGAAATTGCAAAACAAAAGGGGCTTAATATAAAAGCTGGAAACGTATTTACAAGTGACACTTTTTACGGAGATGACCCAAATGCTTGGAAAAAATGGGCAAAATTTGGAGTTTTGTGCGTAGAAATGGAAACAGCTCAGCTTTATACAACTGCAGCTAAATTGGGGGCAAATGCATTGACTTTGCTTACAATAAGTGATTCGTTTATAACTCACGAAGTTACAAGTGCCGAAGAAAGACAGACTACTTTTAACGAAATGATTGAAGTTGCGCTTGAAACTGCTATATCGCTTTAA
- the prfB gene encoding peptide chain release factor 2 (programmed frameshift), giving the protein MDLFEIKKQNGINEVNIEEIRRHLDIGNLKNEISELEKKTFEADFWNTDNCQEILKNISAKKKLLEEYDKLNGIFEDVSTIIEFIEMGDNSFENELEQKSQDLKNEIDNFKTKLLLDEEYDMNNAILTINSGAGGTEACDWAEMLYRMYDRWANRHNFKVEVLDSLAGEEAGIKSITLNIKGNYAYGYLKGEKGVHRLVRISPFDSNARRHTSFAAVNVTPEIEDDVEIDIRPEDLKIDTYRASGAGGQHVNTTDSAVRITHIPTNTVVTCQNERSQLKNRETAMKILKSKLFELELEKQEKEMAELKGTESKIEWGSQIRSYVFQPYKMVKDHRTKAEEGNVEKVMDGDIDLFINEYLKYVKS; this is encoded by the exons ATGGATTTATTTGAAATAAAAAAACAAAATGGAATAAATGAAGTTAATATTGAAGAAATCAGGAGGCATCTT GACATTGGAAATTTAAAAAATGAAATTAGTGAATTGGAAAAAAAAACATTTGAGGCGGACTTCTGGAATACGGATAACTGTCAGGAAATATTGAAAAATATTAGTGCAAAGAAAAAATTGCTTGAAGAGTATGATAAGTTAAATGGGATTTTTGAAGATGTTTCTACAATTATTGAATTTATTGAAATGGGAGATAATTCGTTTGAAAATGAACTTGAGCAGAAGTCACAGGATTTGAAAAATGAAATTGACAATTTTAAGACAAAATTGCTTCTGGATGAAGAATACGATATGAACAATGCTATTCTTACGATAAATTCAGGAGCTGGTGGAACGGAGGCATGTGACTGGGCTGAAATGCTTTATAGAATGTATGATAGATGGGCAAATCGGCATAATTTTAAGGTTGAGGTGCTTGACAGCCTGGCTGGTGAAGAAGCTGGAATTAAAAGTATTACGCTAAATATAAAGGGGAACTATGCTTATGGCTATTTAAAAGGGGAAAAAGGAGTTCACAGACTTGTCAGAATTTCACCATTTGATTCAAATGCCAGACGGCATACTTCATTTGCTGCAGTGAATGTAACGCCTGAAATAGAAGATGACGTTGAAATTGATATTCGTCCAGAAGACTTGAAAATTGATACTTATAGGGCAAGTGGCGCTGGAGGGCAGCATGTAAATACAACAGATTCAGCCGTTAGAATTACTCACATCCCAACAAATACCGTAGTTACCTGCCAAAATGAGCGTTCACAGCTGAAAAATCGTGAAACTGCAATGAAAATATTAAAATCTAAATTGTTTGAATTGGAATTGGAAAAACAGGAAAAGGAAATGGCAGAATTAAAGGGAACAGAATCTAAAATCGAATGGGGAAGTCAAATCCGTTCTTATGTTTTTCAGCCTTATAAAATGGTTAAGGATCATAGGACAAAGGCTGAAGAGGGAAATGTTGAAAAGGTTATGGATGGAGATATTGACTTATTTATAAATGAATATTTGAAATATGTTAAATCTTAA
- a CDS encoding 1-deoxy-D-xylulose-5-phosphate synthase, with the protein MALEKVNSPKDLKNLKREEMVELAADIRKALLNRLTNYPKGGHVGPNFGVVEMTIALHYVFNSPIDKIVFDVSHQAYPHKILTGRKDGFLYEDKFKTVNGYTDQDESEHDFFRVGHTSTSVSLATGLAKARDLKGAKENIIALIGDGSLSGGLAYEGLSNAAEQGGNLIIIANDNDQSIAENHGGLYKNLRELRESNGEAPNNFFKSLGLDYKYVADGHDINKLIEVFKEVKDIDHPIVLHIHTIKGKGLPYAEKDREPWHYNANFDPKTGEPKTKPEPKEEFGTITFDFLTDKMEKDPTVTFINAGVPMGFGFTKDRREKLDKLRKQYVDVGIAEEHATTFSSGMATNGAKPVFGVISTFVQRTYDQISHDIAINKAPTVTLVFGGTLKGMNDVTHLGYFDIPMISNIPNIVYLAPTTKEEYLAMLDWAIDQNENPVFIKVPGGAVQHSETDVDKDYSNLNSYKVVEKGNDVAIIGLGEFFALGKEVKKLLKEKAGIDATLINPRFISGVDGSLLNELKENHKLVVTLESGQKEGGFGTKISSFYGTSDMKVLNVGAKKEFTDEVPYDVFFEENRLTKEQIVKDILMAIK; encoded by the coding sequence ATGGCATTAGAGAAAGTAAATTCACCTAAAGATTTAAAAAACTTAAAAAGAGAAGAAATGGTTGAATTAGCGGCTGACATAAGAAAAGCGTTATTAAATAGATTGACAAATTATCCTAAAGGAGGGCATGTGGGACCTAATTTTGGTGTGGTTGAAATGACGATTGCTTTACATTATGTGTTTAATTCACCGATTGATAAAATTGTGTTTGATGTGTCGCATCAGGCTTATCCGCATAAAATTTTAACAGGGAGAAAAGATGGATTTCTTTATGAGGATAAATTTAAAACTGTTAATGGGTATACTGACCAAGATGAAAGTGAACATGATTTCTTTAGGGTTGGACATACTTCAACATCGGTTAGTTTGGCGACGGGACTTGCAAAAGCTAGAGATTTGAAAGGTGCTAAAGAAAATATAATTGCATTAATTGGAGATGGTTCTCTAAGTGGAGGACTTGCTTATGAAGGATTGAGTAATGCTGCTGAACAAGGTGGCAACTTGATAATTATTGCAAATGATAATGATCAGTCAATTGCGGAAAATCATGGTGGATTGTATAAAAATTTAAGGGAATTGAGAGAAAGTAATGGTGAGGCACCAAACAATTTCTTTAAATCGCTTGGTTTGGATTATAAATATGTGGCTGATGGACATGACATTAATAAATTAATTGAAGTGTTTAAAGAAGTGAAAGACATTGATCATCCAATAGTTTTACATATTCATACAATAAAAGGAAAAGGATTGCCATATGCTGAAAAAGATAGAGAACCTTGGCATTATAATGCAAACTTTGATCCAAAAACAGGTGAACCAAAAACTAAACCTGAACCAAAAGAGGAATTTGGAACAATAACATTTGATTTCTTGACAGATAAAATGGAAAAAGATCCGACAGTTACATTTATTAACGCTGGTGTTCCTATGGGATTTGGATTTACAAAAGACAGAAGAGAAAAATTGGATAAATTGAGAAAACAATATGTTGATGTTGGAATTGCTGAAGAACATGCGACAACTTTTTCATCGGGAATGGCAACAAATGGTGCAAAACCAGTATTTGGGGTAATTAGTACTTTTGTTCAAAGAACTTATGACCAAATTTCGCATGATATTGCGATAAATAAAGCACCAACGGTTACTTTAGTATTCGGCGGAACATTAAAAGGTATGAATGATGTAACACATTTAGGATATTTTGACATACCGATGATTTCAAATATACCGAATATCGTGTATTTGGCACCAACTACAAAAGAAGAATATTTAGCAATGCTTGACTGGGCGATTGATCAAAATGAAAATCCAGTATTTATAAAAGTGCCTGGTGGAGCAGTTCAACATTCTGAAACTGATGTGGATAAAGATTATTCTAACTTGAATAGCTACAAAGTTGTGGAAAAAGGAAATGATGTGGCGATTATTGGATTGGGAGAATTTTTTGCATTAGGTAAAGAAGTGAAGAAATTGCTAAAAGAAAAAGCTGGAATTGATGCAACATTAATAAATCCAAGATTTATAAGTGGTGTTGATGGAAGTTTGTTGAATGAATTAAAAGAAAATCACAAATTGGTGGTTACATTGGAAAGCGGACAAAAAGAAGGTGGATTTGGAACGAAAATTTCTAGCTTCTACGGGACTTCTGACATGAAAGTGCTTAATGTGGGTGCTAAAAAAGAATTTACTGATGAAGTTCCTTATGATGTATTTTTTGAGGAAAATAGACTTACGAAAGAACAAATTGTTAAGGATATTTTAATGGCTATTAAATAA
- the rnmV gene encoding ribonuclease M5 has product MKKESNTQNKKIKIKEIIVVEGRDDITAIKRVVDAHIIALNGFSALSKKTINKIVELSRNNDLILFTDPDFAGKKIRDTLKRYIPNIKHAFVSQKDATRDDNIGVENANDEAILDALKNVITAHQNVEDRFNISDLIDNGFVSGNNSKEHRIMLGDLLKIGYYNAKQLLKALNSFNISREQFEEAVKKINESNI; this is encoded by the coding sequence ATGAAAAAAGAATCAAATACACAAAATAAAAAAATAAAAATAAAGGAAATTATAGTAGTCGAAGGGCGAGATGACATAACAGCCATAAAAAGAGTTGTAGATGCACATATTATCGCCTTAAACGGCTTTTCTGCATTATCTAAAAAAACAATAAATAAAATAGTTGAATTATCCCGAAATAACGATTTAATTTTGTTTACAGATCCTGATTTTGCGGGAAAAAAAATTCGAGATACGTTAAAGAGATATATTCCAAATATAAAGCATGCCTTTGTCAGTCAAAAGGATGCAACTAGAGATGATAATATCGGAGTGGAAAATGCCAATGATGAAGCAATTTTAGATGCATTAAAAAATGTTATTACGGCTCATCAAAATGTTGAAGATAGATTCAATATCAGTGATTTGATTGATAATGGATTTGTTTCTGGAAATAATTCAAAGGAACATAGAATAATGCTAGGAGACCTGTTAAAAATCGGCTATTATAATGCGAAGCAACTTTTAAAGGCCCTTAATTCATTTAATATTTCACGGGAACAGTTTGAAGAAGCAGTAAAAAAAATAAACGAGAGTAATATATAA
- a CDS encoding homoserine dehydrogenase produces MKIGIIGLGTVGEGVLKVLTKEKESIFEKSRADIEVKYACDLNIDREFSFDFDKSILTNDYKKVLNDPEIKIVVELIGGETIAKKIIIEAFQAKKSVVTANKALIAKFGVELFQIAKENGVSFLFEAAVGGGIPIVTPLMESLVANTITEIRGIMNGTSNYILTKMKEDNLSFDEALKIASEKGYAEADPTFDVDGIDAGHKINILASLAYGGSIKFKDMQLSGIRDISTVDIFSANKLNLTIKLIASSKLLSEKSAQISVEPTLIPNSEILAKVDDVYNAIETTGSYTDKTLFYGKGAGMDPTASAVVADIVKIVTRNHIESDYFFNSTKVFEIVDSNTVKDSYYVRVSDDFDIENSPFELINQIENYYIILADNLSKNEINEILKDAKEKLVLRIMK; encoded by the coding sequence ATGAAAATAGGAATTATTGGATTGGGAACTGTTGGTGAAGGAGTTCTTAAAGTACTAACAAAAGAAAAAGAAAGCATTTTTGAAAAATCAAGAGCTGACATTGAAGTAAAATATGCGTGTGATTTAAATATAGATCGTGAATTTTCATTTGATTTTGACAAATCTATTCTTACAAATGACTATAAAAAGGTGTTAAACGATCCTGAAATCAAAATCGTTGTAGAACTCATCGGTGGAGAAACTATCGCAAAAAAAATAATTATTGAAGCATTTCAAGCTAAAAAAAGTGTCGTTACAGCAAACAAGGCACTAATTGCAAAATTTGGAGTTGAATTATTTCAAATTGCAAAAGAAAATGGCGTATCATTCTTATTTGAAGCGGCTGTAGGTGGAGGAATCCCTATTGTTACGCCTTTAATGGAAAGTTTAGTTGCAAATACAATTACTGAAATCCGTGGAATTATGAACGGAACTTCAAATTACATTTTGACAAAAATGAAAGAAGATAACTTATCGTTTGACGAAGCATTAAAAATTGCCTCTGAAAAAGGATATGCAGAAGCTGATCCTACATTTGACGTAGATGGAATTGATGCAGGACATAAAATTAACATTTTGGCTTCACTTGCCTATGGAGGTTCAATTAAATTTAAAGATATGCAGTTATCAGGAATTAGAGATATTAGCACAGTTGACATTTTCTCTGCAAACAAACTAAATTTAACTATAAAGTTAATCGCAAGTTCAAAATTATTATCTGAAAAATCAGCACAAATTTCAGTTGAACCAACATTAATTCCAAATAGTGAAATTTTAGCAAAAGTTGACGATGTTTATAATGCAATTGAAACAACTGGTTCATACACAGATAAGACTTTATTTTATGGAAAAGGTGCTGGAATGGATCCAACTGCTTCAGCAGTAGTGGCTGATATTGTAAAAATTGTAACTAGAAACCATATTGAATCAGATTACTTCTTCAATTCCACAAAAGTATTTGAAATTGTAGATTCAAACACAGTAAAAGATTCTTACTATGTAAGAGTTTCAGATGATTTTGACATAGAAAATTCACCATTTGAACTAATAAATCAAATTGAAAATTACTACATTATCTTGGCAGATAATCTTTCAAAAAATGAAATTAACGAAATTTTGAAAGATGCTAAAGAAAAACTTGTATTGAGAATTATGAAATAA
- a CDS encoding aminoacyl-histidine dipeptidase has product MKIENLYPEKVFHYFSEISKIPRGSNKEKKISDWIVEFAKERNLEVVQDKAFNVFIRKPATAGYEEYSPLILQGHMDMVWEKNKNTHFDFETQGIELVVEDGFLKAKGTTLGADNGIAVAYALAILDSDDLKHPELEIILTTDEEDGMSGVNNLDFGIFSGKTLINLDTEEYGQVYVSSAGGARIFNEFNFDAEKLEDDDTVISVDVKGLLGGHSGAEIHLGLGNSNKILADVLNHLNKKYTLSIMDIDGGEKTNAIPREAVALLAVKLEDEKVSDFEKLAKLAFENVTKDFKIIDKNPVIEVKEIKKEELKNQGKMSISNTNAVISFFHEFPNGVIAMSEDIKGLVETSINLGVIKTENKDGKINIKVQSLPRSSINKSLEKLLNDVKELSEKYEVAVKINSPYPSWEYRKDSKIRDIVVNSFKKITGKKPEIKAIHAGLECGVFDNNMENVDIVSIGPNIYGAHTPEERMEIDSVGKTWELLLKAMEDYNIKK; this is encoded by the coding sequence ATGAAAATAGAGAATTTATATCCTGAAAAGGTTTTTCACTATTTTAGTGAAATTTCTAAAATACCGAGAGGTTCAAATAAAGAAAAAAAAATTAGTGACTGGATTGTGGAATTTGCAAAAGAAAGAAATTTAGAAGTTGTTCAGGATAAGGCGTTCAATGTGTTCATAAGAAAGCCTGCAACAGCTGGGTATGAAGAATATTCGCCACTTATTCTGCAAGGGCATATGGATATGGTCTGGGAAAAAAATAAAAATACGCATTTTGATTTTGAAACACAAGGAATTGAACTTGTTGTAGAAGATGGATTTTTGAAGGCAAAAGGAACTACGCTTGGGGCAGATAACGGAATTGCAGTGGCTTATGCGCTTGCGATACTTGACAGTGATGACTTGAAACATCCGGAACTTGAAATAATTCTTACAACTGATGAAGAAGATGGAATGAGCGGAGTTAATAATCTTGACTTTGGGATTTTTTCTGGAAAGACGCTTATAAACTTGGATACTGAAGAATATGGTCAAGTTTATGTAAGCAGTGCAGGTGGAGCAAGAATTTTTAATGAATTTAACTTTGATGCTGAAAAACTTGAAGATGACGATACTGTGATAAGTGTTGATGTGAAAGGGCTTCTTGGAGGACATTCTGGAGCTGAAATTCATTTGGGACTTGGGAATTCTAACAAAATTTTGGCAGATGTTTTAAATCATTTGAATAAAAAATATACACTTTCAATAATGGATATTGATGGCGGAGAAAAGACTAATGCGATACCTAGAGAGGCTGTGGCATTACTTGCTGTGAAACTTGAAGATGAAAAAGTCAGCGATTTTGAAAAATTGGCGAAATTGGCTTTTGAAAACGTGACAAAAGATTTTAAAATAATTGATAAAAACCCTGTTATTGAAGTTAAAGAAATAAAAAAAGAAGAATTGAAAAATCAAGGAAAAATGTCAATTTCCAATACAAATGCCGTTATTTCGTTTTTCCATGAATTTCCAAATGGAGTTATTGCAATGAGTGAGGATATTAAAGGACTTGTGGAAACTTCAATAAATTTAGGAGTTATAAAAACTGAAAATAAAGATGGGAAAATTAATATAAAAGTTCAGTCATTACCTAGAAGTTCGATAAATAAATCGCTTGAAAAATTATTGAACGATGTGAAGGAACTTTCTGAAAAATATGAAGTGGCTGTAAAAATAAATTCGCCATATCCATCTTGGGAATATCGAAAAGATTCAAAAATCCGTGACATTGTGGTAAATTCATTTAAGAAAATAACAGGAAAGAAGCCAGAAATTAAGGCAATTCATGCTGGACTAGAATGCGGAGTTTTTGACAATAATATGGAAAATGTCGATATTGTTTCAATTGGACCTAATATTTATGGTGCTCATACGCCTGAAGAAAGAATGGAAATAGATTCTGTTGGAAAAACTTGGGAATTACTTTTAAAAGCTATGGAAGATTATAATATAAAAAAATAA
- a CDS encoding aspartate kinase — MALIIQKYGGTSVANAERVKEVAKRVVKYKKAGHDVIVVVSAPAGRTDALVKRAYELSDTPNKREFDMLLTSGEQISIASLAIAIEELGEKAVSLNAFQVNFKTTSVHTKAKIIDIDTQIIQEKLDKGNVVVFAGFQGITENNEITTLGRGGSDTTAVALGAALDADEVEIYTDVDGVYTADPRIVKNATKLKTISYQEMLELAASGAKVLHPRSVEIAAKYGIKIHLRSSFDDSTGTIVQKDEEFEKFENQNIYTEGEAMEKVKIAGITSSKNEGKITLFGVPDKPGIAAKVFSRLAKEKISTDIILQSSSINKELNNISFTVKIDDLKEAVAISEQIKEKIGAEGVLYKEKIAKVSVVGIGLKSHYETTAEIFDTLAENGINIDMISCSEINVSCIIYEDDVNKAVNALHKRFIENED, encoded by the coding sequence ATGGCTTTAATTATACAAAAATACGGTGGAACTTCCGTTGCTAATGCAGAACGTGTGAAGGAAGTAGCTAAACGGGTTGTAAAATATAAAAAGGCTGGACACGATGTAATCGTTGTTGTATCTGCACCAGCTGGAAGAACTGATGCATTAGTAAAAAGAGCTTATGAACTTTCAGATACACCAAACAAACGTGAATTTGATATGCTTTTAACTTCTGGGGAACAAATTTCTATTGCGTCACTTGCAATTGCTATTGAAGAACTAGGAGAAAAGGCTGTTTCACTAAATGCCTTTCAAGTTAATTTTAAAACTACGTCTGTACATACAAAGGCAAAAATAATTGATATAGATACGCAGATTATACAGGAAAAATTAGATAAAGGAAATGTGGTAGTATTTGCAGGGTTTCAAGGAATTACTGAAAATAATGAAATTACTACACTTGGACGTGGTGGTTCTGATACGACTGCCGTTGCTTTGGGAGCGGCACTTGATGCTGATGAGGTGGAAATTTATACAGATGTTGATGGAGTTTATACTGCAGATCCCAGAATTGTAAAAAATGCAACAAAATTAAAAACAATTTCATATCAAGAAATGCTAGAACTAGCTGCCTCTGGAGCAAAAGTTCTGCATCCAAGATCAGTTGAAATTGCTGCAAAATATGGTATAAAAATACATTTACGTTCATCATTTGATGACTCTACTGGAACAATTGTTCAAAAGGATGAAGAATTTGAAAAATTTGAAAATCAAAATATTTACACAGAAGGAGAAGCTATGGAAAAAGTAAAAATTGCAGGTATTACATCTTCTAAAAATGAAGGAAAAATCACACTTTTTGGAGTGCCTGACAAACCAGGAATTGCCGCAAAAGTATTTTCTAGACTTGCAAAAGAAAAAATAAGTACTGATATAATCTTACAAAGTTCAAGTATCAACAAAGAATTAAATAATATTTCATTTACTGTAAAAATTGATGATTTAAAGGAAGCTGTGGCAATTTCAGAACAAATTAAAGAAAAAATTGGAGCCGAAGGAGTTCTATATAAGGAAAAAATTGCAAAAGTTTCTGTTGTTGGAATTGGTCTTAAGAGTCACTATGAAACTACTGCTGAAATTTTCGATACACTTGCTGAAAATGGTATAAATATTGATATGATTTCTTGCTCAGAAATTAATGTTTCTTGCATTATTTACGAAGATGATGTAAATAAAGCAGTAAATGCGCTACATAAAAGATTTATTGAAAATGAAGATTAG
- the rplM gene encoding 50S ribosomal protein L13: MSKYTVMQKKEEVVRNWYEIDAEGKVLGKLATEIAVRLMGKHKPSYTPHVDGGDFVIVLNADKIAVTGNKLLDKKYYRHSGYPGGLKVRSLEEMLQKQPTEVIRKAVERMLPKNKLGSQMINRLRLFTGTEHTHTAQKPERIEL, encoded by the coding sequence GTGAGTAAATACACTGTAATGCAAAAAAAAGAAGAAGTTGTAAGAAACTGGTATGAGATAGACGCAGAAGGAAAAGTACTTGGAAAATTAGCTACTGAAATCGCTGTAAGATTAATGGGTAAACATAAACCAAGCTACACACCGCACGTTGATGGAGGAGATTTTGTTATCGTATTGAATGCTGATAAAATTGCTGTAACAGGAAACAAATTATTAGACAAAAAATATTACAGACATAGTGGATATCCAGGTGGATTGAAAGTAAGAAGTTTAGAAGAAATGTTACAAAAACAACCTACTGAAGTAATCAGAAAAGCTGTAGAAAGAATGTTACCTAAAAACAAATTAGGAAGCCAAATGATTAACAGATTGAGATTATTCACAGGAACAGAACATACACATACAGCACAAAAACCAGAAAGAATAGAGTTATAG
- a CDS encoding 2-hydroxyacid dehydrogenase yields the protein MKIVVFDAKPYDIEFFDKWNETFGADITYFEEKLSLKNVMLTKYQDVVCTFVNDDLNAKVLNILSKNGVRVIAARCAGYNNIDLKAARENRITVLRVPAYSPYAVAEHALALLMSVNRKTHKAYNRTREGNFSLAGLTGMDLNGKTAGIIGTGRIARIFIRILNGLGMKVIGYDKYPNEQAAKEENFTYVTQDEVFAKSDVISLHCPLFPETRHTINKETIAKMKDGVIIINAARGGLIDTEALVEGLKDKKIGGAGLDVYENESSYFFEDESASVLEDDLLARLLSFNNVVLTSHQAFLTTEALDNIAEATFNNILSYVKDEPLKNEVWYNEETGKVVEGLRK from the coding sequence ATGAAAATTGTAGTTTTTGATGCGAAACCTTATGATATCGAATTTTTTGACAAATGGAATGAAACTTTTGGAGCTGATATTACTTATTTTGAGGAAAAATTAAGTTTAAAAAATGTAATGCTTACAAAATATCAAGATGTTGTATGTACATTTGTAAATGATGACTTAAATGCAAAAGTATTGAATATACTTTCAAAAAATGGAGTTAGAGTAATTGCGGCAAGATGTGCTGGTTACAATAACATTGACTTGAAAGCTGCCCGTGAAAACAGAATTACCGTTTTAAGAGTTCCTGCATACTCTCCGTATGCCGTTGCTGAACATGCATTGGCATTACTTATGTCAGTAAACAGAAAAACTCACAAGGCTTATAACAGAACAAGAGAAGGAAATTTCAGCCTAGCAGGGTTAACTGGAATGGACTTAAATGGTAAGACAGCTGGAATTATAGGAACTGGTAGAATAGCAAGAATTTTCATAAGAATTTTAAATGGATTAGGAATGAAAGTTATTGGTTACGATAAATACCCTAATGAACAAGCTGCAAAAGAAGAAAATTTCACTTATGTAACACAAGATGAAGTATTTGCAAAATCTGATGTAATTTCATTGCATTGCCCATTATTCCCTGAAACAAGACACACAATTAATAAAGAAACTATTGCTAAGATGAAAGACGGTGTTATCATAATTAATGCTGCCAGAGGTGGATTAATTGATACAGAAGCATTGGTTGAAGGATTAAAAGATAAAAAAATTGGTGGAGCTGGACTTGATGTTTATGAAAATGAAAGCAGCTACTTCTTTGAAGATGAATCAGCAAGCGTGTTAGAAGATGATTTATTAGCTAGATTATTGTCATTTAACAATGTTGTGCTAACTTCTCACCAAGCATTTTTGACAACTGAAGCATTGGATAACATCGCTGAAGCAACATTTAACAATATTTTATCTTATGTTAAAGATGAACCATTGAAAAATGAAGTTTGGTACAACGAAGAAACTGGTAAAGTTGTTGAAGGTTTAAGAAAATAA